The window TGCGCCTCCTGCGCGCAAGAAGAGTGGATGGGCATCAATCGGCGAACTCGGGGGTCTTCTTGCTCATGTGCGCCATCATGGCGGCCTGCAGGTCGGCGGACTGCAGCATGGCGGCGTTCCAGGTGGCGATGTATTCCAGGCCGTCCTCGACGCTATGGTCACGGGCGTAGCTGATCATTTCCTTGGTGCCGCGAATGGCGATCGGCGACTTGGCGGCGATCTGCCGGGCGATCTCCATCACCCCGTCCATCAGCGCGGAGTGGTCGGCGTAGACCTTGTTGACCAGGCCGATCTGCCGGGCTTCCTCAGCGTCGGCGTTGCGGCCGGTGTAGGCCAGCTCGCGCATGATGCCGTCGCCGATCAGGCGCGGCAGGCGTTGCAGGGTGCCGACATCGGCGGCCATACCCATGTCGATTTCCTTGATGGAGAACTGCGCATCGCTGCTGCAATAGCGCATGTCGCAGGCCGAAACCAGATCGATGGCGCCGCCGATGCAGTAGCCCTGGATCGCGGCGAGCACCGGCTTGCTGCACTTGTCCACGGCGGTGAACGAGCCTTGCAGCTGAAGGATGGTCTTGCGCAATGCGCGGGCATTGCGGCCTACGTCCTTGCCCAGGTGGCTGGCAGCCTGGGCAAGCAGGGCGAGGTCGATGCCGGCGGAGAAGTGCTTGCCGGCGCCGCTCAGGACCACCACGCGAACTTCATCGGTGTCGTCCGCCCACTGGAAGATTTCGATGATCTCCTTCCAGAAGTCGGCGTTCATGGCATTGAGTTTTTCCGGACGATTGATCTGCACATGGGCGATCTTGTCCGCCAGTTCGACGCGGAATGCTTTGTACTCGGTCACGGGATGTCCTCGGGATGCCCTGCTTCACGTCCGGGGCGGCTGGCCGCCGCAAGAGCCCGGGCCAACTGTTCTTGTAAGTGTCGGAAACAGATGTCGGAAATCGCGTCACTATAACAAGGCAAGACCAAAAGTCGATGCCGTGGTCTGTGACACAGGCCACGGCATCGGGCTCGAGTTGGCTTGCAAAACCGCCATCAAGTACTTGATCTGACGGGATCGTGCCGGAGGCGACTATTCAGTCGCCAACCGCCAGCGGCAACCCCTGGGCGCGGTTGCGGTACTGCCGCCAGGTGTACATCGGGATACCGGCCATGAACACCAGGAAGCCCCAGAAGATCGCCTGCTCGCCGGTGCCGTACAGCGCCCACAGCGAGTAGAGGAAGCCCAGGCAACCGATCGCCAGCA of the Pseudomonas sp. PSE14 genome contains:
- a CDS encoding crotonase/enoyl-CoA hydratase family protein yields the protein MTEYKAFRVELADKIAHVQINRPEKLNAMNADFWKEIIEIFQWADDTDEVRVVVLSGAGKHFSAGIDLALLAQAASHLGKDVGRNARALRKTILQLQGSFTAVDKCSKPVLAAIQGYCIGGAIDLVSACDMRYCSSDAQFSIKEIDMGMAADVGTLQRLPRLIGDGIMRELAYTGRNADAEEARQIGLVNKVYADHSALMDGVMEIARQIAAKSPIAIRGTKEMISYARDHSVEDGLEYIATWNAAMLQSADLQAAMMAHMSKKTPEFAD